TTCATAGATACGTACCATATCATTGCTGGTAATTTTTCCATCACCATCCACATCCATATACTTGATATCCCCTGGCATTGTATTCAGCAAATGTGGTGACGCATCAATCTCCGCCTGGTTCTGATAAATACCATCTGTCTTATACACCAACCAGGAGTCTATGCTGTGATCAGTCCTACGCTGCCATTCCGGCGTATTTTGTGCTTCGTCAAAAAAATGAATCTTATTACGTACAAAAGTGAAATTTCCACCCACTGAGTAGCTAAAGTCATTAACTCTATTGCGGTAAAGCAAACTACTTTCCACCCCTCTGTTTGAAATTTCACCAATGTTTTGATCAGGTAGCGTTAATCCTGTATAGCGTGGTACAGAAGCTTGTTTGGGTGTTAAGATGTCCGTACGCATCGAATAAAAATACTGCAAGTCAAAACTCAAGGTATTCTTGAAGAAAACAGACTCAAAGCCTACGTTTTTCGTATCCACTTTTTCCCAGGTAATATTTGGATTAGCCAATCTTCCGACAGTAAAACCCTTTGTTCTTTTTGGGTCAAGACCAAACATGGCACCATCTCCAAGAACATAGGTACTGATATATTGAAAAGGGTCCACACGGTCGTTTCCTAGCTTGCCCCAGGAAGCCTTGATTTTCAACTCATTGACAAAAGGCACATTTTCCTTGAAAAAATTCTCCTGAGAAATACGCCAGCCTGCCGATACCCCCGGGAACCAACCCCAACGTGCATTGCTCATAAAGTTTTGTGAGCCATCTCTTCGCACTGTAATATCAGCCAGATACTTATCCTTAAAACCATAACTTACACGACCAAAATAATTCTGACGTGCCGAAATCGTTGCTTTTCCGTCATTATTTTTTTGATTGTCACTTCCCGCAAATAGGTAATCTACGGCATCGCTTAAAAAGTCTCTCCGATACGCCGAAAACCAATCACCTCTGTTCTTGCTCTGCTCATAAGCAATGAAAGCATTGACACTATGTGAGCCAAATTTCTTGTCGTATCCGATTTTAAAATTCCAGGTCTCAGTGCGTATATCATCGTTTCTTTCAGTGAGGTTGATATTTGCATCGCCCGTTGTTTCACGGATATTATCGTAATTCTTTGTTGCAGGATTATAACGATAAGCATCCCACATATCATTCAGCTTCTTTTCATGTCTATATTGTGAATCGAATGCTGCGTAACCAGAAAAACTTAATCCATCTAATAACCAAGGTGTTTTGAGATCAAAACCTGCTTTTGTATTGACAAAATTATCCTTTACACGCTGATAGCCGGTCTTACCCGAAGCCAGAATCGTCAAATTATTACCCCACGAAAGACCTGGACCGGGCAATCCATTCGGATAATAGTCAGGCAAAAAAGGATAGGCATGGAACGCTTCCCAAAAGAAGGTTCCCATATCGTAATTTGAATTATTCCGATTTTCCTGTCTGGTGGCTACCTCAACTAATACCGAAAGGTCTTTGGTTACCTTAGCATCCAAGTTGGTGCGAAATTGAACTGTCCTAAAATTTAGATCCGTATTTCTAAACCCTGGTTTCTGATAGAGGTATCCTCCCGAAACATAATAACGCACTTTTTCGTCTCCACCGCGAAGTGACAGAGAATGTTGCGTCTGTGGAGAAGATTTAAATACGGACTTCATCCAATCGGTGTTGGCATACAATAAGGGATCAATCGTTCCATCCAGATACTTTCCTTTGATATCTTTATACTTTTCAGCACGCCCAAAATGTGCATTGATTTCATCATCATACACCATAAACTGGTAAGAATCCATCAGCTTTGGTGTCCTTGTATGTTCGGAAAAACCGTAATTACCATCGTAGGTGATGGTCGGTTTATCACCGTTACCGCGTTTCGTCGTGACCAAAATAACACCATTTGCTGCTTGGGCACCATATATGGCAGCCGACGCATCTTTTAAGACCGAAATTGTCTCTATATCACTTGGATTAAGCCGCTCTATTCCACCGCGATTGGCCACTCCATCAATGACATACAAAGGACTGTTGTTCCCCAAAGATCCCTTGCCACGGATATAGATCTGCGATTGATCATTTCCAGGTTCACCAGAGCGATTATTAGCTACTACACCCGGCATTCTTCCTGCTAGGGAATTGGACAGATTCGGTGCAGGAGATCGCTGCAGCTCGCTCCCCGAAACCTGGCTCACCGACCCCGTCAATGTTGCTTTCTTCTGTGTTCCGTACCCAATGACCACAACCTCTTCAAGCTGCGCGAGATCTTCCTGGAGAACGACATCAATAGCCTGTCGCTGATAGGCAATCTCTTGAGAAAGGTATCCCAAATAAGAAAATTGTAAAATACTATTTTCTTTTTCAACGACCAGCGAAAATTGACCATCGCTATTTGACTGCGTCATTTTATCCGTACCTTTTATGCGTACAGATACCCCTGCCAAAGGCTTTCCTTGCTGATCTTTGATTACACCCGAAGCTATTCTATCCTGAACCTTTGTTGTCGAACGTATAATAATACGGTTTTCGCTGACCATATCCATTTCCAAGGATTCCTTGGCTAAAATTGGCAACAAAAGATCAGTCCATTTTTTATTGCGGACGTCAACATGCTTGATTTTAATCGCATTGATCGTGTTATCGTTGTAGATAAAATTGATCTTGGTCTGCTCTTCAATTGAAGTCAATAGATTTTTGAGTCGGATCTCTTCAAACCGTAAAGAAACTGTTTTCTGCGCTTTCGATTCTTTTGCAAATCCGGTGGCGACACATGCAAATAAGAAAATGATTAAAAATTTGGCCATTAACAACCATTTTAGATAATACGAGATAGGCACATGATAAAGAACATGTGATTTTTTTTTCATAATTTTGGTATTTAAGAAATAATCGATTGGCATCCTACTTTCCTAGGGTCCGATGCCATTGGTTAAAACATTTGGGTATTGCTCACTATGAGGGATACCCTTTTTTTATATTACTTTACATAAAGTGTATCATTTTGGGTATAATAATTTAGTTTAGTACCTGTGCGCTTGATGACATTCAAGACTTCTTCACAGGTTGTTTCGTCAAATATGCCGGTGATGGGCTCTTTTGCGAGCCGCTCATTTTCGACGACAATAGGTTTACCGAACCAACGCTCCATTATCTTTGCAACCATATCAAAACCTTCGCCATTGAAAACCAATCTATTTTTCATCCAGAGTGTTTCAGTAACTTCGGCATCAACGAGGTCAAGCTTTGCAAAGGTCACTTTTGGTTGCTGAACAACAGACTTACTCCGATGATCATTCGTTGATACAGGTTGATTGATCACAGACACTTTATTACCCGGAAGGAGTTCATATAGCTTCTCCTGCTGATTATCCATGACCTTTAGACGCACTTTCCCTTCGATCAGGGAGGTTGTCGTGGTGTTCTCATCGGGAAGCGCCCGGAGGTTAAATTTTGTACCTAAGACCTGTACCTCCGCATACGCCGTTTTGATTTTCAACGGTAAATTGGGGTTCTTGGCTATAGCGAAATAACCTTCACCAACCAATTCCAGCACACGGTCAGTCTTACCAAATCCAGCCTTCAACCGCAATACACTTTCATTGTTCAGCCATACTTCCGAGCCATCGCTCAATTTGATCGATTTACGTTCCCCTTTGCCAGTAACAATGGTCTGCCATTCCGCATCTCCAGCTACCTTTTTATCATTTTTGATAAACCAAAAGGACCATACCCCAAAAACGATAAATAGGCTGGCGGCAATGGATAGTAACTTAACTTTACGGCGACCTATAAACGGACGGACGGTTACATCCTCAACAGCGGTAAGCTCTATTGGTCTTGACTTTTCATAGCTTATTTCAGCTTCTAGATCTTCTTCCTCATGCTTCTCCGCTAAATAGGCCAATAACTCCCTTTTATTTTTGTCGACACGTAGCAAGTCATCCAGCGCGATTCTCTCCTCGGATGTGAGCTCTCCTGCTAGCAACTTAGCCGCTAAAAATAAAAAGTATTGTTCCTCAGATGAAAACATGTGCATTCGGTCTATTTGGAGTAGAGACACCTGAAGAAACCAAAATCCCCAATAGAAAAATTATTTTTTTTCTTTAATACAGGACCACAGCTTTTCTAAAGCAATTTGAATATGTCGGTCTACCGTTTTCTTGGATATGCCCATCATTTCCGCAGTTTCCAAATACGTTTTCCTTTCCTCTTTCACCAGTTTAAAAGCCTCTTTCGTTTTCGGCGGAAGCCCCTCGACAGCCTGTTGAATACGTTGGATACTCTCTGTTGATATTAAAATTTGCTCCGGGGTATTTTTATCAATCAACGTATCCTGATATTCCGTTCCGTCAGTGAGTACGACCTGGCGGATGCGCAGGAGGTTAAGGCATTTGTTTTTTATCGCTCGAAGCAAATAGCCCTCGACATTTGCGATGTTCATTAAATCTGGCCCCAGGTACCAAATTTTCCATAGGACTTCGGAAACCACATCTTCGGCTAGCTGCTTATCCTTGATAAAAGAAATCGCATTGGTCTTCAAAACTCCATAATTGGCCACGAAATAAGCCTTAAACGAGCTTTCATCTCGATCAATGGCAATATTCCTCTTATTTTCCGCAGATAAAGGTTTCAAATACATTGGTTACTTTGCAATTCGCAGCACAAGTTAAACAAATTCATTCCAAGAATGCAAAAAAAATCGAAAGCTCAGTGCCAAGGTTTTCTCATGAGGTCAAGGCAATACATTGACCAGTCATGTATAAACTATGGATCAGACAACTCAAATTTTTTCCACAAAGGTGTTCTGCAGCATGGGGCAAGGCAAGAAAAAAGCCGCTTGGAAAATCCAAAACGGCTTGATATATAGCGTAAAAAAGTTTCGACATAGACTATTCATGCAACACCAAAATCGCTTTAACCGATCGGTTCAGAACTTCATTCACCGTACTACTTGCAAATAAACGATAAATCATATTATGGTTGCGTTTGACCAAACATAGAATATCGGTCTGATTGTTTTCCACAAAATCAACGATCGCATGTGATGGGCGTGTATCATCCTCATCCACATAGTTAAAGTTGATAGTTACGTTAGGAAGCAACTGACGCATTTTTTTCTCCCCATTACGCACCAGCTTTTCGTCCAAATCCCTTTCTGAAACATGTAGAATTTCCAACTTCTTGGGGTCCGAAAGTTTTAAAATACGATTGAGCGCTTTGACATCACGCACAGACAATTTTGTCGTTTTGTAATCCGTTGCCAATGTAATGACCGGAATGGCGGACAGATTACTTTCAGGAGGTACAATCAAGGTCGGAATACGCAATTTTGTCACAGCCATACTTGCATTACTACCGACAATTTCCTTAATGCCCGTCGCCCCAGTGATTCCCATCACCAAAAAAGAAACATCGGTATATTCAACATACTTTGTGACTACATTACGCAGATAACCTACTTCGACAACAGATCTCACTTTAAGGCCATTGTATTTATTTTCCTGAACCACCTGATCAGTCCATTCTTGCAAAGCAGCTCGTTTTCTAGCGTAATAATCTTCTATAAAGATCGCGTTATAAGTACTGTTGTTGATCCCTTCTGTCGGGTGTATGGCGTGTACAACAGCAATTTCCATATGCAAACGAGAAGCCAAAGACAAGGCATAACGCAAAGCATGACTTGCATTGATTGAAAAATCAGAGGCAACGAGAATTTGTTTCATTTTTTAAGTTTTAATATTAAACTGCCAATAGCCATGTGTACAAAGTCAATGGATGACAAAAACATTCAGATAACAATCAACTAAATAAAAAGATGGAAGAATACAAATAGTAATAAAGCCAAGCCAATCGACACAGGTAAAGTAAGTACCCAAGCAAGACCGATACTTTTGAGTGTTCCTTTGTTTAAATTGCTCTTTCCTCCAGAAGCTACCATTGAACCAGCAATACCACTTGAGAGCACATGCGTTGTGCTAACGGGCAAACCCAATACGGTACTGATACCAATTGTCGAAGCTGCGACAATCTCGCTTGAGGCCCCCTGAGCATAACTCAAATGTTCATTTCCTATTTTTTCACCTATTGTTATTACAATACGTTTCCAACCGATCATTGTTCCCAAACCTAGTGCTACCGAAATCGTTAAGATCACCCAAATCGGTGCAAAGTCCGTAAGATGTTTCAATTCAACCAACTTACGATTGAGCTCCAAACGATTTTCAGCATTGATATTGATCCGTTTATTGCTCTCCAATGTAGCAATCGATTTGACCAAACCTTCAACCTCTTTTCTGAATTTAAACGTCCCAGCTTTATCCGTTACACTTTTATCCATCAAATGCAACTTGACTTGCTCAATCTCTTCATGGACATGTGCAAACATCGTTCCTTGAACAACATTACTGGAAGCAATTGTCTGCAACACGATTTCCGTTTGATCGAGCGTTTTAATGACAGCCGCATCTGGTACGGAATGGTTTATTGCAAAACGGGCAGGAAGAAATGCAATTAAGATCAACATAAACAGCCCTACTCCTTTTTGTCCATCATTGCTACCGTGAAAAAAACTGACCAATGTACAGGTCAGTATAAGAATACCCCGTACTAAAAATGGGGGTCTGTCATCTTCTCCTTGTGGGATGTGAAAAAGTGCTTTATAACGGACAACATGCTTCAAAAAGAGCATCAATATCACCGCTAGACCAAAGCCAATCAAAGGTGACAGAATCAAAGAAAGACCAATTTCCTCAGCCTTATGCCAATTGACACCGCTGCCACCATGATACCAGGTGAAACCTATACCAGCCCCGATAAGGGCACCAATCAAGGTATGTGAACTCGAACAAGGAATACCAAAATACCAAGTCCCCAAATTCCAGATAATAGCAGCCAATAATACAGAAAGGACCAGACAAGCGCCTACGGAAACCGGGAGTGCCATTAAGGTATCCAGAGGCACCAATTTAAGGATTCCCATAGCCACGGCTATTCCGCCTGCGAAAACACCGAGAAAATTCCAAAAACCAGACCAAGGAATGGCTACAATTGGTTTAAGTGCTTTGGTATAAATGACCGTTGCAACAGCATTCGCGGTATCATGAAAGCCATTGACAAATTCAAAGGCCACAACGGCAAATAAACAAAGGGCAAAAACAATAAGGAGTCCAGTACTAAGATCGGTTTCCCCTAAGAGAGGAATCATGTTGCAGAAAATGTGCATAGTATTCTTTCATAAGATTTATGGTTGTCCTTGCTTAGTTTTTCTTACTTGCTGAGTTTTCCTTAAGGAAAACTACCGCAGGAACAATCGCTTCATTCAGCTCAAAAATAATTTTCAGATGTTAACTTTTGATAAAGGATATATTACGTTATACAACAAGAAAGAAAAACTTAAAACACTGTTAACGAATCTTATTCCGTCGCTATTTTATTTCTCACAAATTTCTTAATTTTCAGGGAGCTAATACGAACTTTATAGGGACCTCATTCGGACTTCATTCGGATGAAAGCGAATAAAGACCGAATAAGTTCCGTAGAAATAACGATTATAAAACGGAATAAAATCAAATTTGACCACTAGTTTTTACCCAAATAAATATAGACAAATCAAAACCCCGTAAAAGACCAGCTGTGAAGTAAGAGTCGTATTAGACCAACTGTAAAGTAAAAGCCGTGTTAAACCTTTTGTAAACCTTTTTCAAGAATGGACATTGCTATCTGCAAAAAACCAAGCAGACGATTCAAGGGAATTTTGATCCGCCATTTACAGCAAAAACAGGACGATTTACCGATTCAAACCTACAGTCCACCGAAAAGCACAAACTTTTTAAATTTAAACTCGTTACTTTAGACAAAAATAAATTTAACACCGAATTAATTATGCCTAAATCCTCCTCATTAAACTGTTCCCTGACGAACTATGCTCCCTTACAGCGGATTACACTTCGTACGCTACCTTTTCTCGTCGCTATGTATTGCCTACTCTTCGCGCAACATGCAAAAGCTCAATCTTTAGACTGGTCTACAAAAGATATTATATTTAAAAGTGAGGGTATTAAGTTAACAGGAACCATACTTCAGCCTCGCCGTGCCCATGCGGCCATTGTCCTTATCCATGGTTCTGGACAAGAGAAAAGGATGATGGAGTTTGCCTCATATTTGGCTCAAAACGGTATTGCTGTATTTACTTATGACAAGCGCGGAGTTGGTAAATCTGAGGGAACCTACGCTGGCCCTGAGGTCGGTACAAATAATATCGACTCTGCCAACCTCCACCTGCTGGCCAAAGATGCACAAGCAGCGGTAAAAGCATTCCATCAGCAACTCGGGAAGGCGAACATTCCAATGGGACTACTTGGATTCAGCCAAGCGGGATGGATCATTCCCTTAGCGACTAACCAAAATCCTTTGATCGACTTTTTTGTCTTGTACAGTGGAGCAGTTATCCCTGCCCGTGAGCAGCTGCGCTTCCAGTTCTTTACGAATGGAAAAAAAGATTTTTGGGATAAACATACGGAAGCCGATGCCCGACAACATGTGGCGAATGATCCGGATCGCTATCAATTTACAAATACCGATCCCATGACACCACTTAAAACGATAACAACTCCAGGGCTCTGGCTTTTTGGATCCAAAGATATCCAAATACCTGTAGGTTTATCCATTGAACGTCTCAATGCACTTAAAGCACAAGGAAAGCCTTTCGAATATTGCCTATTTCCTTTATTAGATCACAATACAAGCCTTTCGGCATCTAGTGAACCTAGCACTATTGCATTGAACTGGATCAAAAGTAGAAGTAAAAAAAAGGCACAAAGAACCTCTTGATAAGGTTTCATGAACATAAGATTAAGCATTAAAAAAGGCCTAAATAAAAAACTTAGGCCTTTCTTCAATCAATTCAAATGTTTAACTCGCTGGATTAATGCAAATCCGCACGAAGCACTTTATTTTTGTTCAATGCTCTATTGGAATAGATGATATACAAGGTGCCGATGATGGTTGGCGTAATCCAAACCAGCGTTGAACCAAGCTGAATCCCGGCAACTAAAAAGGCAGTCACCGACGCAATCAATGCGCCTACCATACGACCCAAATGACTGACCAGCCAACCATTTTTCTTTTCTTTGAAACTTTTAAACAGCTGAAAATCCCGAATACTCATAAATGCACCAAAACCACCAAAAAAGACATATAAAGCAGAATTTGCCACCTGCTGTACCAATCCAATTAAACCAAGACACAACATACCAACCGATGCAAGCAGCATCGTAGCCGAAATAAGTTTGTCTTTCCAATCGGCCTGTTGTTTAATCTTACTGCGTAAAGTCAACGCGCGATTACCCGCCAGAATGAGATAGATGGTAAAGATACCGATCAAAAATAAAAATGTGTTTTCGTGGCCCGGCATTCTCGCAATAACGAGTGAAATTAAAGAACTAATCACCATCGCATAGGAAAATATGATCCCCGTCTTCTTATGCCCTGCTCCTCCCTTTTTTACAGCCACACTGATCAGGCCGGTAATCAATCCTATTCCACCAAAAAATGCGTGAAAGTAGATCAATGTCTTAATTGTTTCTTCCATAGTTCTTCTTTAATAATTGTTTATAGCTAATAATGGTATTGAAGCAAAAAGGCGAATGGTTATGCCTGGTTTAAAATAGATAGACAGGAAACAGCGCTATGATGCCGTTTGCGACAATAGCCCAAATGTAAAAAATATCCTTTTAATTATCTAAATGTTTAAATAAAAATCACTCTTTTTCCTCACGGACGAGAAAATCATAAGAGTACCAGAATTTCAGGTCCCCATAGGAATTAAGGTTTCCTAGGCTATAGCTAATGGGATAATCAAAGCTATTCTGTTGCAGTTCAAGTTCATTTTTATAATCAATGACAAGTTTTTTAATAGCGTCCAAACCTGTTGCGCGTCTAATAAAACTAGTTTGACGTCCACCACGCAAATAAACCAGCACATCGGAACGATTTAACACCGTTTCGTCGGTTTTCGTCAGAAATTGATTGTACAGCAATTTTTCCAATACGTTTTTAAGATCACCACGTGGAAAATCACTTTCTCCCATCATAATCGAGTGGGTACCATAGTTGACTGACGAAACATAGTAGGGATTATATCCTATTTTTTTAAACTTCCCTAGTGCATCCTTACTAAAAGCCTGTTCATAGTCTTTCAGATCCGCATAGAGACTAAATGTAATATGTTCTCGACGCAATAACAGGCTATTAGTTCTTTTTATCGTGGTAGAATCATGGTGACGGACCAATTTGAGTACACTATCTACGTCAGGGCTATTATTAAGATGGTAGCGTATCGCTCTATAATCGAAAAATGCCCCTACAGACGATTGCCTCAAAACAGCCGGTTCCCCCTTGCTTTTCTTAGCGAAAGCTCGCACAGCATCAAATCCAGGAATGATACGGATTGGAGCTAAAGTTGGCTGTGTAGAAGAAATTGTGCTCTTGAAAGGTTTATAATTGCGAAGGGAAGTTAGTTTTAGTTGCGGCGTAGTATCTTTTAATCCCCAAACTGTCCCCAAATAGAAGTTTTTATCTGTAGTGCCATCCACGTAGATCTGGCTAACCGAAAACCCGACGGAACGCCCTACAAATTGATACCTTTTAGCCATTGTTCCATCACCGATCTCCCTAGCGTCAAAATCACTATCTTCTTTGTCACAACTGGACAAAAAACAAATGCTTAATAACAACAGGAAAAGATATTTCATAATTTAAAAAATTAATCGTCAGCTCTGGTGCAGCACTTCGATCTCATCTACCCGTCGGACAATGGCCTTTAGATTCTTCTCAAAGATAGACAAAATTCCTAATCCAATATACATAAAAATAAGAATAACAACACGATACAAAGCTAAAGGAACATAATTAACGATCCATTCCGAAGAAATCAACCCGATGATCAAAACCATAATCGGTATTGTTAAACCAAGATAATTGCGATAAACGCAGTATTTGTTCCCTCGAGGCCGATGCCGCAATAGGTATACTGGAATATAAAAAACTAGTGTACCAATCATCCCTAATTTTAATCCCGTCCAAAAAGCATCTGCATCGAGCGGCACAAAATAATAGAACAATGTGAAGTACAGGATATAAATTGCACTATGCCAATGCTTGACGAACTGTAAAAAATCAGCAGGAAATTTATTGATCTGTTTTCTTTGCAGATTCAATTCATAACTAGCTGCAATGCTTCCAAACCCCGCCTCTCCAAAACCGGCATAAGCGAGATCAATGGCTCGATTGAAATACATGCCGGCATCTGAAGACATCAGTTCCTCTACCTTACAGGCGAAGTGATCCAAAATTTCAATTTGAACATCAACATAATGATATCCTTTAGAACGGATAAAATCCATCAGAATACCTAACTCCGCTTTGGTCAATTTCTTTTCTGTCATGATACAATTGGTTTCGTGTTCAAAATAACCTGCAACTTCTCCACAAAGGTCAACGCATCTTTCATTTTACTTATCTGCGCTTTTTTTCCTTTCACTGTCAGGGAGTAATACTTTCTTGCTCTTCCATCGACAACTTCTATTGCTGTATCCAGGAGCCCTTCCGCTTCTAGCTTATGTAGTGCAGGATAAAGCGCTCCCTCAGTGAGGATAAACTCCCCATCTGTTAAGAGTTTTACCTGCTGAGTCATTTCATAGCCATACATTCTTTCCGTTCCAGACAATAGCTTCAGAATAATCGTTTGTAAAGTGCCTTTTAATAGCTTCGTATCTTTCATTCGTTCATCTTAAAAAAGTAATTAAATATACCTAATTTTCTTATATATACAAAAACATAAAAAAACTATGATACAGCAGGTTGCATTTTAACTTCCATCATCAGGTTGGGCGTTTGCACGGCCTTTTGACTGCACCGCTTCTACCCTGCTTTTGCCTTGCTTTTGGAATTCACCTAGCAAATCCCTATGAATCGCCCAGTCTTAACCTAGTTCACTAGGTAAACACAAGGTTTCAGCTAAGTGTTTACTAGGAACAAGAGCGAACAAAGGTAATGACAGGAGCGAATAAAGGCATAAGCAGGTCGGGAGCGAAAAAGCCGCTAGAGCTGGGAACTCCAAACGGCTTTGCACTAACAATTATATATAGAATGATATGATTATCCTGCTTTTAATAGATCAACAATAAGACGATCTCTATTTTCATTCAATGAGGGGTAAAACTGATTTAGATCAACCAATATGATTGGCATCCCCCTATTTTCGGGTTTATACAAGACATTATCCACCAAGTCCCGACAGAAAACCAACGATTCATTATCCGTAAACACTTCTCTTGACCTTTTGAGGAAACTATCAAAAAAACGTCTGGGATTATTGATGATTTTAAGATGCTCTTGGTTTGGAAAAACTGTACTGGAGAGATCTAACCCTCGAGAAAATATGACGTCCTTTAATTCTGCATGACCAAAATTTACCAAGGGAGTCTTTAATGGTTTGGCTTTTTTGAGAATAAAAAGATTGGTGGAATATAAATCTTCTGTAAAAGGAATTCCATAAAACCATGAAGAACTGATCTTTCCTTTAAATACCACATGAATCAAATTCGTCCCGTCGAAAGTTGTTTTGTCAAATGTATTGTAAAGGAAGGACGATTTTTCAATTTTTAGATTTCCAATGATGGCTTTCGAAAAATCATTCGCTTCGAATGTACTTTCCATCCAAAGCCCAGATTCCTGAAAAACAACAGACTGAAAGTTACAGTCTAC
The Sphingobacterium multivorum genome window above contains:
- a CDS encoding pentapeptide repeat-containing protein, coding for MALTNKIFQQSEIESFEFNHKVLKNCSFIDCKIKGKSFMNSMFRDCKFIRCTFVDCNFQSVVFQESGLWMESTFEANDFSKAIIGNLKIEKSSFLYNTFDKTTFDGTNLIHVVFKGKISSSWFYGIPFTEDLYSTNLFILKKAKPLKTPLVNFGHAELKDVIFSRGLDLSSTVFPNQEHLKIINNPRRFFDSFLKRSREVFTDNESLVFCRDLVDNVLYKPENRGMPIILVDLNQFYPSLNENRDRLIVDLLKAG